The Longimicrobium sp. DNA segment TCGGCGGTCGACTGCGCGGCGGGCACGGTGACCTGCTGGCTGGCGTAGCCGATGAGCGAGGCGCGCAGCGCCACGTCGCCGGCGGGAACGCTGATGCGGTAGGTGCCGTTGGCGGCGGTGTTCACGCCGCGCGTGGTGCCGGCGATGTTCACCCGCGCGCCGCCCAGGGGCTGGCCGGTGGCGGCGGACACCACGGTACCGCTGATCTCGCGCTGCTGCTGCGCCGCGGCGGGTCCGGCTCCCGCGGCCAGCACGCAGGCGAGGGCGAGCAACCACGTTCGCTTCCTCATGCTCCTGCTCCAGTCGGAAAAGGGTGAGTCGCTGCGGACGGATACGTTGCTGAACGCGCCTCCTTTCAGGGGATTGGACGGGACGGGTGGAGCTGCTTCGTGGGAACGTTCGTTCGAGACCGGAGTGTCCGGGGTGGAGCCGTGGGAGCCGTCCGCGCGGGGCGGCGGCTTATTCGGGTCGCGGCGGGACCGGGGATGGTCCGGCGGCATGCATCAGTTTTCAGCCTGAATGGCTAAGTTGTTACAGGCCAGATGCACGCGCAAGTCCCGCGCGCGGCGCCGCTTTTTCCGATCACCATCCCTCGTCCGGCCGTGTGCCACGCGGCGCGGTAGCAGCGCCGCCCGCCGGGGTTGACCGCCCGGTGCGCGGACGGCATCGTGCGGCGTGTCTCCCCCTTCGCTCCCAACGTGCCGGGTGGTGATTCCGTGACGATCGAGATCGAGGCGCCCGCCCCGCTCGGGCGCGAGGCCGCGGAGGCGCGGCGGGTGCTGCGCGAGCTGATGCGGCTGCACCAGCTCCGCGAGCGCGACCGGGTGAGCGTGTACGGCGTCACCGTGAGCGGGGCGCACGCGCTGGAGGTTTTGGCCGAGCGCGGCCCGCTGTCGCTGAGCGCGCTCTCCGCCGAGCTGTTCGTGGACCGCAGCACGGCCTGCCGCACGGTGGGGCTGCTGGAGGACCGTGGATGGCTGGCGCGCCTTGCCGACGCGCGCGACGGCCGCGCCATCCGCCTGGAGCTGACGGAGGCCGGCCGCGTGCTGGAGGCCCGCCTGCGCCAGGACGCCATCTGGGAGACGGAGGCGCTCCTCGCCGCCCTCCCGGCGGATGACCACGCCGCCGCCCTCCATCTCCTGCGCGAGCTCACCCGCGCCTCCGCCGCGCATGCGGGCGTGCCGGAGCCTGCCGTGTAGCCGTCGGACCGACATCCATTGGACTCACGCGGAGACGCGGAGACGCGGAGGCGCGGAGAACTGCATGGGTTCCTCCGCGTCTCCGCGTCTCCGCGTGAGAAATCAGGTCTCGAAGAAGATCAGCTCGTCTTCGCCCTTCAAGACAAGACTCTTGACAATCGATTTGCCAATACGTATTAGCTAATACGCATTAGCAAACCACCCGCCCCGCTGCATGCCTGCGAACCCGCTCCGTCCCGTCACCACGCACGACGTCGCCCGGAGGGCGGGGGTCTCGCAGGCCACGGTGTCGCTGGTGCTGAGCGGCAACCCGCGGGCGCGCGTCGCGACGGCCACGCGCGAGCGAGTGCTGGAAGCGGCCGAGGCGCTCGGCTACCGGCCGAACATCCTGGCGCGGGGACTCGTCCGCGGGCGGTCGTACGCCATCGGGGTGGTGGTGCCGGACCTGAGCAACCCGTTCTTCCTGGACGTGGTGACCGGCGCGCAGCGGGTCGCGGCCGAGGCGGGGTACGCGATCCTCCCCGGCGACACGCGCGAGAGCACGCCGATCCGCCGCCTGGAGGCGCTGCGCGCGCGGCAGGTGGACGGCGTGATCATCGACGGCGTCGGCGCGGCGACGCTCCCGCACGACGCGCTGAGCGACCTCAAGGTCGTGGTCGTCGACGAGCCGTCGGAGCGCTGGCCCGGGATCGCGTCGGACGCGCTGGCGGCGGGGCGGATGGCGGCGGAGCACCTGATCTCCCTGGGCCACCGCAGGCTGGCGTTCATCGGCCCCGCGACGGACGTGCACGGCTTCCGGATGCGCGAGCGCGGCTTCTTCCAGGCGCTGCGCGAGGCGGGGATCGCGCTCCCACACGAATGGCTGCGCAGGACGCCGCCCACGGTCAGCGGCGGGCAGAAGGCGATGAAAAGTCTCCTCGCTTCGAGTGAGCGTCCGACCGGCGTCTTCTGCGCCAACGACCTGGTCGCCATGGGCGCGCTGAAGGCGGCACTGACGGCCCGGGTCTCGGTCCCCGGCGAGCTGTCGATCGTCGG contains these protein-coding regions:
- a CDS encoding MarR family transcriptional regulator, whose product is MTIEIEAPAPLGREAAEARRVLRELMRLHQLRERDRVSVYGVTVSGAHALEVLAERGPLSLSALSAELFVDRSTACRTVGLLEDRGWLARLADARDGRAIRLELTEAGRVLEARLRQDAIWETEALLAALPADDHAAALHLLRELTRASAAHAGVPEPAV
- a CDS encoding LacI family DNA-binding transcriptional regulator → MPANPLRPVTTHDVARRAGVSQATVSLVLSGNPRARVATATRERVLEAAEALGYRPNILARGLVRGRSYAIGVVVPDLSNPFFLDVVTGAQRVAAEAGYAILPGDTRESTPIRRLEALRARQVDGVIIDGVGAATLPHDALSDLKVVVVDEPSERWPGIASDALAAGRMAAEHLISLGHRRLAFIGPATDVHGFRMRERGFFQALREAGIALPHEWLRRTPPTVSGGQKAMKSLLASSERPTGVFCANDLVAMGALKAALTARVSVPGELSIVGCDDVEMASFVTPELTTVAIPARELGARAARLLLRQLDGQEVSVKPAKLLPVKLVRRGTTAPPQGTTGEQPSRSESPT